From Anopheles arabiensis isolate DONGOLA chromosome 3, AaraD3, whole genome shotgun sequence, a single genomic window includes:
- the LOC120899707 gene encoding uncharacterized protein LOC120899707, whose amino-acid sequence MCVHGSLIVPLVLIVALTLVPALSASPSGSVVKVEQTERNGTSTVVLERRPAPEFEDVASADVHHPRPKRRTREEKNNIESSISLWEWLKGRDKPEDNCMLMAIGGVASGGALTGAFVGAGIGSIFTGPGAIVGGIIGGLVGVFGGLSVGARAGAVACENV is encoded by the exons ATGTGCGTTCACGGAAGTTTAATTGTACCGCTGGTGCTGATCGTGGCGTTAACGCTCGTGCCCGCACTGTCGGCCAGTCCGTCCGGGTCGGTGGTCAAGGTTGAGCagacggaacggaacggcacTAGCACCGTGGTCTTGGAGCGGCGGCCAGCGCCGGAGTTTGAAGATGTCGCGAGCGCGGATGTACATCACCCGCGACCGAAGCGCCGTACGAGGGAGGAAAAGAACAACATTGAATCAA GTATATCGCTTTGGGAGTGGCTGAAGGGACGCGACAAACCGGAGGACAACTGCATGCTGATGGCGATCGGTGGTGTGGCGAGCGGTGGCGCACTGACCGGAGCGTTCGTTGGAGCGGGCATTGGGAGCATCTTCACCGGGCCGGGCGCAATCGTGGGCGGCATCATCGGGGGGCTGGTCGGTGTGTTCGGTGGGCTTAGTGTGGGCGCTCGGGCCGGTGCGGTGGCGTGTGAAAATGTCTGA